From the genome of Acidobacteriota bacterium:
GCAAAGCGGGCTTCGAAAACGACCGATTGCGCCTCCGGGTCAAGCCCTCAATCATCACCCCGGAGCACCCGTTCTTCCACGTCGACGGGACGACCAAGGCCATCACTCTGTTCACAGACACCATGGGGCGCCTCACCATGATCGGCGGTTCATCCGGACTGAAGGAGACCGCCGCCACCATCCTCAAGGACCTCGTGAACACGCACCGGGATTTCAGCCGGATCTAAGCGGACGGCCGCTCGGGGTGGACGGGCCGCCGGCAGGAGCTCACCCGCGCAGCGCAGCCATCAACCGGCGGAAGGAGATCACCCGGTTTCCCTGGACAATCCGCCGCTTGCGCCACATGGCCCGCAGACCGCGGATCGCATCCCAGTGAGCCCTCAGGAACAGGACCAGGCGCCCGTGCACGAGATGGTACATGAGGCTGCGCACCAGTTCCGCTGCCAGCAGCGGCACCGCCAACCAGAAATAGCTCCCTGGACAGTTCTTAACCAGAAAGAACACCCGGTTGCGTACCAGCAAGAAGTTTTTGCTCTTATAGTCCCTATTTTTATAGATTTCTGAATCATACCGCCCCACACTTCCCCCCTCGTGGTGGAACACCGTCCACTCAGGCAGAAGGCACCCCTGAGCGCCGCCCAGAAAGGCCCGGAAGAACAGATCAACATCCTCGTAGTACATGAAGAAATCTTCGTCAAATGCCCCATATTGATCGAAAAATTCGCGTCGGAACAGCACTGCGGAACAGGAGGCGGACGTAAGCAACCTCCGGCCGGCCCCGCGGGGCTTGTCCGCCGGCAGTCCACAGCATCGCTTGAAGGGCATGAGGCGCAGATTGACGCCGTCGCCCGCGCTGTCTACGATCCCTCGATCGCCGTAGCGCAGCACCAGCGGGGCGGCGAAGTCGTAGGCCGGCTGGGCTTCCAGAAACCGCTGGCAGCCGTCGAGCCAGTCGCCGGGCCAGGCGGTGTCGTTGTTGATCACGGCGATGTAGCGCCCCGCTGCGGCGTGGAGCCCCTGGTTGACCGCGCGGGCGAAGCCGGCGTTGGCGGCGTTTGCGATGACCCGGACCCGCGGGTGCAGCGCGCGGGCCAGCTCCGCCGAGCCGTCCGAGGAGCCGTTGTCCACCACGAGGATCTCCATGCGGGCGGCCGAATCCCCCGCACCGAGGCACGCCAGCACCTCGCGCAGGAACGCGGCGCCGTTCCAGTTCGGAATGATCACACTGAGTTCGGGATCGGACCGTGAGTCCACGCAGCGCCCGCCGTCAGGCTTCGGCCGGTGGGTCCGTCGGGACCAGGCGGCCGATGCCGTAGTAGCTGAAGCCCAACTGGACCACCTCGTGAGGATTATAGACGTTTCGGCCGTCGAAGATGACCGGGGTGCGCATCAACGTTTTCATCCGCTGGAAATCGGGAAACCGGTAGTCGTTCCATTCGGTGACCACCACCAGGGCATCGGCCCCGGGCAGCGCGTCATAGTTATTGGCGCAGAATTCGATGGCGTCGCCGAACGTGCCCCGGGCGACATCCATGGCGATGGGGTCGTGGGCGCTGATCGCCGCGCCCTTGTCCAGCAGGTTCCGGATGATGGTGATGGACGGGGCCTCGCGCATGTCATCGGTCTTCGGTTTGAAGGACAGGCCCCACACCGCGATCTTGCGGCCCGCCATGTCGCCGCCGAAATGCTCGATCACCCGCTCGGCCAGAAGGGCCTTCTGCCGGTTGTTGACGGCTTCCACCGCCTCGAGCACCGGCATGGCGAAGCCGGCTTTGTGGGCCATCCGGATCACCGCCTGGACGTCCTTGGGAAAGCAGGAGCCGCCGTAGCCCACGCCGGCGAACAGGAACCGCTTGCCGATGCGGGAATCGGAGCCGATGCCGGTCCGGACGGCGTCGATGTCGGCGCCCATCCGCTCGCAGAACCCGGCGAACTCGTTCATGAAGCTGATTCGCGTGGCCAGCATGGCGTTGGCTGCGTATTTGGTGGTCTCGGATGACCGGACGTCCAGCACGTAGATGGGATTGCCGGTCCGCACGAACGGCGCGTAGAGCGCCTTCATGATCTCGGCGGTGCGGATGTTGTCGGTACCCACGATGATCCGCTCGGGCATCAGACAGTCCTCGACCGCCGTGCCCTCCTTGAGGAATTCGGGATTGGAGACGACGTCGAAATCGTGGCTCGTGGCCGCGCGGATCGCCTCGCGGACCCGGTCGCAGGTCCCCACGGGGACTGTGCTCTTGACCACCACCACCTTGTAGCCGTTGATGTGTTCGCCGATGGTCCGGGCCACCGTCAGAACGTGGGTCAGGTCGGCCGAGCCGTCTTCGCCGGGCGGCGTGCCCACGGCGATGAACAGGAACAGCGATTCATGGATGGCGGCGACGGCGTCGGTGACGAAGCGGAGGCGACCGCTCTCGGTGTTCTTGCGGATGAGCTCGTCCAGGCCGGGCTCATAGATGGGGCTGATCCCGTCGTTGAGCTTGCGGATCTTCTCGGCGTCGATGTCCACGCAGATGACATCGTGGCCCGTGTCCGCAAAGCACGTCCCGGTGACCAGGCCCACATAGCCGGTTCCGAACACTGCAATCTTCATGCCCACACCTCAGTCGATTGGATCAAATGCGGCACTATAGCGGATTCAATCGCCACTTTCAAACCAAATCGCCCGCCCCGGATTCGTTCGGATCGGCCAGCGACGGCAGCCAGCAGGTGGGTCGGACGGGCCAGGTGCGCGGATCATCCGGACGGGTCACGCCGGATCCCACCAGCGCCGCGTCGATCCCGAAATCGATCGCCCCGCGGATGTCGGTTTCGAGCTGGTCGCCGATCATGACCATCCGTCCGCCGCCGGCCCGCCGGGCGGCTTCGGCGAACATCTCCGGGTGGGGCTTGCCCAGCCGTCGGAAGGCCGGTGCCGCGGGCCCGTCGTGCCGGAGCTGGAGCGCCGCTTCCAAACACAGGGCGATGCTGCCGGCCGTTAGGCCGTAGCGGCCGCCGCCCTTCGGGAAAATCAGATCCGGGTTGGGGAGCAGCAGGTGGATCTCGCGTCGGCGGTCCAGCGCCCGCCACACGAGGCTCAGGGCCGCATCCACAGTCTCCAGAAAGGGATAGCCGGTCTCGTCGCACACCACCAACACCTCGGCGTCGGCGTCCGCGGTGACGTCCACCGGCACACCGCCGGCCGCCGCCACGTTGTGTCGGGAACCCGCGGGGCCGAGGACGGCACAGCGGCGGCCCGCCAGCGCGTGCCGGTCAAAGTAACCGGGCAGGAGCGAACCGGATGTGATGATGCGGGCCGCAGGGATGTCCAACCCCTTGCGGCGGTAGGCCGCCTCCGTCTCGGGTACCGTCCGCGACGCGTCGTTGGTCAGGATGTAATACTCGCGGCCAGCCGCCCGCAGGTCCGCCAGCAGGTCCGCCGCACCCGGCAGGGGGCCGTCGGCGTCGAGAAGCACGCCGTACGCGTCGAGCAGCAGCACGTCGTACGCCGCGATCAGCTCGCGCCGGGTGATGCGCCGCAGCCCGCAGCCGGGTGCGGCGCCCGCGGAGGTTCCGCCGTGTGGTGAACCATGCATTGGTCCGTTCGTCCTTTCATCTTGAGGTCCGCCGGGTTGGCCCGAGCGCTTGTCATCACCAGCCCCAATCATAAAGAATTATCCGGAAGATGCAAGTCGGGCCTTGGAGAATAAAAAAATCGTAACTCTTGCGAGTTACGATCTGATCGGTTTTGGGGAGGGTATCTTTGATATGAGGTGATTATAAATCAGCGAATACGAATGGGTGTGACCTTCGTCACGCAAGTAAACAAAATGTTAATCCGATCCTATTTGAAAACAATGCGGCGGACACGCTATATTAAACAAGGCGTGAACCGCCGCCGGCTGCCCGCAACTCAATCCCCAGGCCGGCTGATACTTCGAGGAGATGTCATGAAGAGAGGGTGGCTGTTTCTGGCAGGTTTCACCCTGCTGGCATGCGCGCGGACCGGGTCGGCACCGGCCGAGGCGCCCATTCTCCGCCTGGCCACCACCACCAGCACGGACAACACCGGGCTGCTGGACCACATCCTGCCCGTCTTCGAAAAGGCGACCGGCGCCCGGGTCCACGTGATCGCCGTGGGCACCGGCAAGGCCCTCAAGCTCGGTGAAAACGGCGACGTCGACGTCCTGCTCGTGCACGATCCCGAGCTGGAGGCGCAATTCCTCCACTACGGCTACGGACTGTACCGCCGGCCTGTCATGTACAACGATTTCATCATCGCCGGCGCCGCCGCGGATCCGGCCCGGATCAGGGGTTCGGCGACCGCGGCGGATGCCTTCCGGAAAATGGGCGGCGGTGCGGCCCGGTTCGTCTCGCGGGGCGACGAGTCGGGCACCCACCAGATGGAAAAGCGTCTGTGGCAACAGGCCGGGATCACGCCCGCCGGCCGGTGGTACGTCGAAGCCGGCCAGGGGATGGGCCCCGTCCTCCTCATGGCGGACAGTCTGCAGG
Proteins encoded in this window:
- a CDS encoding UDP-glucose/GDP-mannose dehydrogenase family protein, which produces MKIAVFGTGYVGLVTGTCFADTGHDVICVDIDAEKIRKLNDGISPIYEPGLDELIRKNTESGRLRFVTDAVAAIHESLFLFIAVGTPPGEDGSADLTHVLTVARTIGEHINGYKVVVVKSTVPVGTCDRVREAIRAATSHDFDVVSNPEFLKEGTAVEDCLMPERIIVGTDNIRTAEIMKALYAPFVRTGNPIYVLDVRSSETTKYAANAMLATRISFMNEFAGFCERMGADIDAVRTGIGSDSRIGKRFLFAGVGYGGSCFPKDVQAVIRMAHKAGFAMPVLEAVEAVNNRQKALLAERVIEHFGGDMAGRKIAVWGLSFKPKTDDMREAPSITIIRNLLDKGAAISAHDPIAMDVARGTFGDAIEFCANNYDALPGADALVVVTEWNDYRFPDFQRMKTLMRTPVIFDGRNVYNPHEVVQLGFSYYGIGRLVPTDPPAEA
- a CDS encoding HAD-IIA family hydrolase translates to MHGSPHGGTSAGAAPGCGLRRITRRELIAAYDVLLLDAYGVLLDADGPLPGAADLLADLRAAGREYYILTNDASRTVPETEAAYRRKGLDIPAARIITSGSLLPGYFDRHALAGRRCAVLGPAGSRHNVAAAGGVPVDVTADADAEVLVVCDETGYPFLETVDAALSLVWRALDRRREIHLLLPNPDLIFPKGGGRYGLTAGSIALCLEAALQLRHDGPAAPAFRRLGKPHPEMFAEAARRAGGGRMVMIGDQLETDIRGAIDFGIDAALVGSGVTRPDDPRTWPVRPTCWLPSLADPNESGAGDLV
- a CDS encoding solute-binding protein encodes the protein MKRGWLFLAGFTLLACARTGSAPAEAPILRLATTTSTDNTGLLDHILPVFEKATGARVHVIAVGTGKALKLGENGDVDVLLVHDPELEAQFLHYGYGLYRRPVMYNDFIIAGAAADPARIRGSATAADAFRKMGGGAARFVSRGDESGTHQMEKRLWQQAGITPAGRWYVEAGQGMGPVLLMADSLQAYVLTDRASYLKLKNKLSLAILFEGDPALFNQYSVIPVNPARHPGIRGGLAERFARWLAEPATQALIGNFGRSEFGVSLFLPNATP
- a CDS encoding glycosyltransferase family 2 protein, encoding MDSRSDPELSVIIPNWNGAAFLREVLACLGAGDSAARMEILVVDNGSSDGSAELARALHPRVRVIANAANAGFARAVNQGLHAAAGRYIAVINNDTAWPGDWLDGCQRFLEAQPAYDFAAPLVLRYGDRGIVDSAGDGVNLRLMPFKRCCGLPADKPRGAGRRLLTSASCSAVLFRREFFDQYGAFDEDFFMYYEDVDLFFRAFLGGAQGCLLPEWTVFHHEGGSVGRYDSEIYKNRDYKSKNFLLVRNRVFFLVKNCPGSYFWLAVPLLAAELVRSLMYHLVHGRLVLFLRAHWDAIRGLRAMWRKRRIVQGNRVISFRRLMAALRG